One Myxococcaceae bacterium JPH2 DNA window includes the following coding sequences:
- a CDS encoding SCO family protein produces the protein MSAASSATAPAPRLTQRPAFWAGLAITALGIALVATLSLTGTRGAQPLPQLGALPDFTFTRQDGQPFGREQLLGQAYVANFVFTRCPTVCPVFTQKMAKLQERTAALGPKLRLVSFSVDPKYDTPERLEAYGQKYHADFARWSFLTGDYERLKDTIVQGFKISMGREAGASEDDIPSIFHGTHFVLVDATGQIRGYYDSNDPEATERLLGDAQRLASAQQ, from the coding sequence ATGTCCGCCGCCTCGTCCGCCACCGCTCCCGCCCCTCGCCTCACCCAGCGCCCCGCCTTCTGGGCGGGCCTCGCCATCACCGCCCTGGGCATCGCCCTGGTGGCCACCCTGTCGCTGACGGGGACGCGGGGCGCTCAGCCCCTGCCCCAGCTGGGCGCGCTCCCGGACTTCACCTTCACCCGGCAGGACGGACAGCCCTTCGGCCGCGAGCAGCTGTTGGGACAGGCCTACGTGGCCAACTTCGTCTTCACCCGGTGCCCCACCGTGTGCCCCGTCTTCACCCAGAAGATGGCGAAACTCCAGGAGCGCACCGCGGCGCTCGGACCGAAGCTCCGGCTGGTCTCCTTCTCGGTGGACCCGAAGTACGACACCCCGGAGCGCCTGGAGGCCTACGGCCAGAAGTACCACGCGGACTTCGCCCGCTGGAGCTTCCTCACCGGCGACTACGAGCGCCTGAAGGACACCATCGTCCAGGGCTTCAAAATCAGCATGGGGCGCGAGGCCGGGGCCAGCGAGGACGACATCCCGTCCATCTTCCACGGCACCCACTTCGTGCTGGTGGACGCCACCGGCCAGATTCGCGGCTACTACGACAGCAACGACCCCGAGGCCACCGAGCGGCTCCTGGGTGACGCACAGCGTCTGGCCAGCGCGCAGCAGTAG
- a CDS encoding cytochrome C oxidase subunit II, with the protein MGGVVGGEARVRPDLSPAPLILAESTPGPGPSPSEARDADPAHPTPVRSAPPANAVTQSVSEQASTGRAWRLAPPEGASTYGPQVDALLERSHVFEAGLAAVMLAWLVLAVWRFRGARPVVAANGGTRRSRAWVVGLAVCVFIGVDGTLFLGSERYAREVLWNLDVPAKDSRTVRLEINAHQWSWEARYAGEDGRFGTPDDVVTWNDLRVPVGVPVWVQVVSTDVVHGFSLPAFRVKLDAIPGRVNQTWFQAAREGTFEVACYQHCGTSHYRMRGLLTVLSEADYARWLREAGRLATQAYDADDAAAHWGWEWRAP; encoded by the coding sequence ATGGGCGGCGTGGTGGGCGGGGAGGCGCGCGTGAGGCCGGACCTCTCGCCCGCGCCGCTGATCCTCGCCGAGTCGACGCCCGGGCCCGGACCGTCCCCCTCGGAAGCACGGGACGCGGACCCTGCCCATCCGACCCCGGTGCGATCTGCACCCCCGGCGAATGCAGTGACACAGAGTGTGAGTGAGCAGGCGAGCACGGGGCGCGCGTGGAGGCTGGCTCCGCCCGAGGGCGCGAGCACCTACGGGCCCCAGGTCGACGCGCTGCTGGAGCGCAGCCACGTGTTCGAGGCGGGGCTGGCGGCGGTGATGTTGGCGTGGCTGGTGCTGGCGGTCTGGCGCTTTCGCGGCGCGCGGCCGGTGGTGGCGGCGAACGGTGGGACGCGGCGCTCGCGGGCGTGGGTGGTGGGCCTGGCGGTCTGCGTGTTCATCGGGGTGGACGGCACGCTGTTCCTCGGCTCGGAGCGCTACGCGCGCGAGGTGCTGTGGAACCTGGATGTGCCCGCGAAGGACTCGCGCACGGTGCGGCTGGAGATCAACGCGCATCAGTGGTCCTGGGAGGCGCGCTACGCGGGCGAGGATGGCCGCTTCGGCACGCCGGACGACGTGGTGACCTGGAATGACTTGCGGGTGCCGGTGGGCGTGCCCGTCTGGGTCCAGGTGGTGTCCACGGACGTGGTGCATGGCTTCTCGCTGCCGGCGTTCCGCGTGAAGCTGGATGCGATTCCGGGCCGCGTGAACCAGACGTGGTTCCAGGCCGCGCGCGAGGGCACCTTCGAGGTGGCCTGCTACCAGCACTGCGGCACCAGCCACTACCGCATGCGCGGGCTGCTCACGGTGCTGTCGGAAGCGGACTACGCCCGCTGGTTGCGCGAGGCGGGACGGCTGGCCACGCAGGCCTACGACGCGGACGACGCGGCGGCCCACTGGGGCTGGGAGTGGAGGGCGCCATGA
- a CDS encoding cbb3-type cytochrome c oxidase subunit I has translation MRAGWVRALWTTDHKQVARQYLWGGFGFLLLGGLLALLIRWQWAWPGQPVPGLAWALPESRGALTPPAYTVLFTLHGLVMIFFAVTPLLFGALGHFVLPLAIGARGFAFPRLSAAGFWAYAVGGALVLASFAVRLGPASAGWTSYPPLATPAFTPGVGQTLMTVAILCVGVSAFSYGLNFVVTVVRCRAPGMTWGRMPLVVWGLFYGAVLNVLFVPVLAAATLLLLLDRVAGTQFFIAGAAAVGGGGDPIVYQHLFWLFGHPEVYILILPAWGMVGDFVAYFSRKPAHGYRLTAGAMGAVTAMSGLVYAHHLFTSGLSPVLGRAFMVLTLLISLPAEVMFLNWLMTLWRGSVRLTSPMLGALATMIVFGLGGITGLVLGAVATDVPLHGTMWVVGHFHLTMGAASFLAVFAGLYFWFPKMYGRALHEGLAKAHVLSSAVLFVGVFGGQLAAGYAGQLRRLYDPYQYTYLKPLLPLNQWTTACAFLLGASQLLFVGNLVWTLWRGRAAEPNPWNVGTLEWTCAASPPAPDNFATVPVVLRGPHVLSQPDVQQQLGRDWMGQAEVAPLGGTE, from the coding sequence ATGAGGGCCGGCTGGGTGCGCGCGCTGTGGACCACGGACCACAAGCAGGTGGCCCGGCAGTATTTGTGGGGCGGCTTTGGCTTCCTCCTGCTCGGGGGACTGCTGGCGCTGCTCATCCGCTGGCAGTGGGCGTGGCCAGGGCAGCCGGTGCCGGGGCTCGCGTGGGCCCTGCCCGAGTCGCGCGGCGCGCTCACGCCGCCCGCGTACACGGTGCTGTTCACGCTGCATGGCCTGGTGATGATCTTCTTCGCCGTGACGCCGCTGCTCTTCGGCGCGCTGGGGCACTTCGTGCTGCCCCTGGCCATCGGGGCGCGCGGCTTCGCGTTCCCTCGGCTCTCGGCGGCGGGCTTCTGGGCCTACGCGGTGGGCGGCGCGCTGGTGCTGGCGTCGTTCGCCGTGCGGCTGGGCCCGGCGAGCGCGGGGTGGACGTCCTATCCGCCGCTGGCCACGCCCGCGTTCACGCCGGGGGTGGGGCAGACGCTGATGACGGTGGCCATCCTGTGCGTGGGCGTGTCCGCGTTCTCGTACGGGCTCAACTTCGTCGTCACCGTGGTGCGCTGCCGAGCGCCGGGCATGACGTGGGGCCGGATGCCGCTGGTGGTGTGGGGCCTGTTCTACGGCGCGGTGCTCAACGTGCTGTTCGTCCCGGTGCTGGCGGCGGCCACGCTGCTGCTCCTCTTGGACCGGGTGGCGGGCACGCAGTTCTTCATCGCGGGCGCGGCGGCGGTGGGCGGGGGCGGTGACCCCATCGTCTACCAGCACCTGTTCTGGCTGTTCGGCCACCCGGAGGTCTACATCCTCATCCTGCCGGCCTGGGGCATGGTGGGGGACTTCGTGGCGTACTTCAGCCGCAAGCCCGCGCACGGCTACCGGCTGACGGCGGGCGCGATGGGCGCGGTGACGGCGATGAGCGGCCTCGTGTATGCGCATCATCTGTTCACCAGCGGACTGTCGCCGGTGCTCGGGCGCGCGTTCATGGTGCTCACGCTGCTCATCTCGCTGCCCGCCGAGGTCATGTTCCTCAACTGGCTGATGACGCTGTGGCGCGGGAGCGTGAGGCTGACGTCGCCCATGCTGGGCGCGCTCGCGACCATGATTGTCTTCGGGCTGGGCGGCATCACCGGGTTGGTGCTGGGCGCGGTGGCCACGGACGTGCCGCTGCACGGGACGATGTGGGTGGTGGGGCACTTCCACCTGACGATGGGCGCGGCCAGCTTCCTCGCCGTCTTCGCGGGCCTCTACTTCTGGTTCCCCAAGATGTACGGCCGCGCGCTGCACGAAGGGCTGGCCAAGGCCCACGTGCTGTCGAGCGCGGTGCTCTTCGTGGGCGTGTTCGGCGGGCAGCTCGCGGCTGGGTACGCGGGGCAGCTGCGGCGGCTGTACGACCCCTACCAGTACACGTACCTGAAGCCCCTGCTGCCGCTGAACCAGTGGACGACCGCGTGCGCGTTCCTGCTGGGCGCATCTCAGCTCCTCTTCGTGGGGAACCTGGTGTGGACGCTGTGGCGAGGCCGCGCCGCCGAGCCGAACCCGTGGAACGTGGGCACGCTGGAGTGGACGTGCGCGGCGAGTCCGCCCGCTCCGGACAACTTCGCGACCGTTCCCGTGGTGCTGCGCGGCCCGCATGTTTTGTCGCAACCCGATGTACAACAGCAACTGGGTCGCGATTGGATGGGTCAGGCCGAGGTCGCTCCGCTGGGAGGTACTGAATGA
- a CDS encoding cytochrome c, which yields MSRAARWAVVLGLVLGAGCRKEPRPVLAPLKLADGRTVSVATLERGRDVYTYYCASCHGERGDGQGPAGTGMRPVPRDFRQGLFKFGDVPAGELPTDAALKRTLRRGLQGTPMFAWDVPEADVEAVVQYLKTFSPRWTQEAPGKPITASEDPWRGREAEAIERGRTVYHVAGAGNAGCSSCHVAYLPRAELAALVEKVTGRKVNLAGADPYTAQARESDHPVAWDAKGEPAKMARVLPPDFLFQAPRTVFPVDATVEGRPYSAQAQREDLYRVIASGVGGAAMPTWKGAIPEENLWALAYYVQTLVDLRDTSEARALKERLRASPAQ from the coding sequence ATGAGCCGCGCGGCGCGGTGGGCGGTGGTGCTGGGACTGGTGCTGGGGGCGGGGTGCCGCAAAGAGCCGCGCCCGGTGCTCGCGCCGCTGAAGCTGGCGGATGGGCGCACGGTGTCCGTGGCCACGCTGGAGCGCGGCCGGGACGTGTACACGTACTACTGCGCCTCCTGTCACGGTGAGCGCGGCGATGGCCAGGGCCCGGCGGGCACGGGCATGCGGCCGGTGCCTCGCGACTTCCGCCAGGGCCTCTTCAAGTTCGGTGACGTTCCGGCGGGCGAGCTGCCCACGGACGCCGCGCTGAAGCGCACGCTGCGCCGCGGCCTCCAGGGCACGCCCATGTTCGCGTGGGACGTGCCCGAGGCGGACGTCGAGGCCGTGGTGCAGTACCTGAAGACCTTCAGCCCGCGCTGGACGCAGGAGGCTCCGGGCAAGCCCATCACCGCGTCCGAGGACCCCTGGCGAGGTCGCGAGGCCGAGGCCATCGAGCGCGGGCGGACCGTGTACCACGTGGCCGGCGCGGGCAACGCGGGGTGCTCCAGCTGTCACGTCGCGTACCTGCCGCGCGCGGAGCTGGCGGCGCTGGTGGAGAAGGTGACGGGCCGCAAGGTGAACCTGGCCGGCGCGGACCCCTACACCGCGCAGGCGCGCGAGTCGGATCATCCGGTGGCCTGGGACGCGAAGGGCGAGCCCGCGAAGATGGCGCGGGTGCTCCCGCCCGACTTCCTCTTCCAGGCGCCGCGCACCGTCTTCCCCGTGGACGCGACGGTGGAGGGCCGCCCGTACTCGGCGCAGGCGCAGCGCGAGGACCTCTACCGCGTCATCGCCTCGGGCGTGGGCGGCGCGGCCATGCCCACGTGGAAGGGCGCCATCCCCGAGGAGAACCTCTGGGCGCTCGCCTACTACGTGCAGACGCTCGTCGACCTGCGGGACACCTCCGAGGCGCGCGCGCTGAAAGAGCGGCTGCGCGCGTCACCGGCGCAGTAG
- a CDS encoding nuclear transport factor 2 family protein codes for MALERAQRFVDALTSLEERGDVEALVALCADDVRVSNLASARVFTGLEGARYFWSEYKATLRQVKSTFRNLIESGDRVALEWSSRGTAHNGAAVAYTGVSIIEWDGARIRRFIAYFDPHALGLELTHGMAPRSEVPATTPA; via the coding sequence ATGGCATTGGAGCGAGCGCAGCGGTTCGTGGACGCACTGACGAGTCTGGAGGAGCGCGGCGACGTGGAGGCCCTCGTCGCGCTGTGTGCCGATGACGTGCGGGTGAGCAACCTCGCCTCGGCGCGGGTGTTCACCGGCCTGGAGGGCGCTCGGTACTTCTGGTCCGAGTACAAGGCCACCCTGCGCCAGGTGAAGTCCACCTTCCGCAACCTGATTGAGTCAGGGGACCGCGTGGCGCTGGAGTGGTCGTCGCGAGGCACCGCGCACAACGGGGCCGCGGTGGCTTACACGGGCGTGTCCATCATCGAGTGGGACGGCGCGCGGATCCGCCGCTTCATCGCCTACTTTGACCCGCACGCGCTGGGCCTGGAGCTGACGCACGGCATGGCGCCGCGCTCGGAGGTGCCGGCCACGACGCCGGCGTGA
- a CDS encoding GAF domain-containing protein: MEKRSFATVRPPSPAAEPGTRHELLAEAARQLVGVSPPAEVARRLSLVLAPRLVETCSVELLDTAWASNGPAVRHLARALQRLVLAGDAEPLGGRGPREGGPSLLESETGGRHTALLPLRCGGRTHGVVLLSGRGLDAAAVALAEEVVEVAARGLELAMRHEEERGARARAERASLRMESLQSLTFALAGARTPEDVASAVVEETVRTLEADAAGLFLVDAESTALELVHSMHFSPLKEAFYRRVPLDAALPIAESFRTNSPVWMEDLGAYALRYPDAAALGQVDHPGGMAVACIPLAAHGQPRGALCISFDHARAFDAEEQSFIVLMARQCAMALERARLLASERQQVERSELLQRATAALATSLDVEHALRAAAVTMLPTLGDFCFFDVLTVEGDMRRVSWASGPEAAHLLAASHWHPPEPRGTDLCAFTTGKPVLHPHVDAAFLAGSSSGAEQRALLSTLGSTSLVSVPLPSQEGTLGALTLGFSTSGRHHTEEDQALACELARRAATAVQNSHLFHQTQQAIQLRDEFLAIASHELNTPLTALKLHLARLQRVSKDADVQERTAAATQQADRLGKLVRELLDVSRLSAGRLQLHPETLDLVELCRETLSRFGDDLARMGSEVNLSAPGPLVGRWDRDRLHQVVAHLLANALKYGQGQPVDLELSTDVDDSVKLVVRDRGMGIPPEQQARLFRRFERAVPLRNYGGFGLGLWMVKQVVEAHGGLIRLDSAPGVGTTLTLELPRVCPET; the protein is encoded by the coding sequence ATGGAGAAGCGCTCGTTCGCCACCGTCCGACCCCCTTCGCCCGCCGCTGAACCGGGCACTCGCCATGAGTTGCTGGCCGAGGCAGCCCGACAGCTCGTGGGCGTGTCTCCTCCCGCCGAGGTCGCGCGGCGCCTGTCGCTCGTCCTGGCGCCCCGACTCGTGGAGACGTGCAGCGTGGAGCTGCTCGACACCGCGTGGGCCTCCAATGGGCCCGCGGTCCGCCACCTGGCCCGCGCCCTTCAGCGACTGGTGCTCGCGGGCGACGCCGAGCCACTCGGAGGCCGCGGCCCGCGCGAGGGTGGGCCCTCCCTCCTGGAGTCGGAGACGGGTGGCCGGCATACCGCCCTGCTGCCCTTGCGCTGCGGAGGGCGCACCCATGGCGTGGTGCTGCTGTCCGGGCGCGGGCTGGACGCCGCCGCTGTCGCGCTGGCCGAGGAAGTGGTGGAGGTGGCCGCGCGAGGACTGGAGTTGGCCATGCGCCATGAGGAGGAGCGTGGGGCGCGGGCCCGCGCCGAGCGCGCGAGCCTGCGCATGGAAAGCCTTCAGTCCCTCACCTTCGCGCTGGCGGGAGCGCGCACGCCGGAGGACGTGGCGAGCGCCGTGGTGGAGGAGACGGTGCGCACGCTCGAGGCGGATGCCGCGGGCCTCTTCCTCGTCGACGCCGAGTCCACCGCGCTGGAGCTGGTGCACAGCATGCACTTCAGCCCCCTCAAGGAAGCCTTCTACCGGCGCGTGCCGTTGGATGCCGCGCTGCCCATCGCCGAGTCCTTCCGGACCAACAGCCCCGTGTGGATGGAGGACCTGGGGGCGTATGCCCTGCGCTACCCGGACGCCGCCGCGCTGGGACAGGTGGACCACCCGGGCGGCATGGCCGTGGCGTGCATTCCCCTGGCCGCGCACGGCCAGCCCCGGGGCGCGCTGTGCATCAGCTTCGACCACGCGCGCGCGTTCGACGCCGAGGAGCAGTCCTTCATCGTGCTGATGGCGCGCCAGTGCGCCATGGCGCTGGAGCGCGCGCGACTCCTGGCCTCCGAGCGTCAGCAGGTGGAGCGCTCCGAGCTGCTCCAGCGCGCCACCGCCGCGCTCGCCACGTCGCTGGATGTGGAGCACGCGCTGCGCGCCGCGGCCGTCACCATGCTGCCCACGCTGGGGGACTTCTGCTTCTTCGACGTCCTCACCGTGGAGGGCGACATGCGCCGCGTCAGCTGGGCGAGTGGCCCCGAGGCCGCGCACCTGCTCGCCGCGAGCCACTGGCACCCGCCCGAGCCTCGCGGCACGGACCTGTGCGCCTTCACCACCGGCAAGCCCGTGCTCCATCCCCACGTGGACGCGGCCTTCCTGGCGGGCTCCTCCAGCGGCGCCGAGCAACGGGCGCTCTTGTCCACGCTGGGGTCCACGTCGCTCGTGTCCGTGCCGCTGCCCTCGCAAGAGGGAACGCTGGGCGCGCTGACGCTGGGCTTCAGCACGTCCGGGCGCCACCACACGGAAGAAGACCAGGCGCTGGCGTGCGAGCTGGCCCGGCGCGCGGCCACCGCCGTGCAGAACTCACACCTCTTCCACCAGACGCAGCAGGCCATCCAGCTGCGCGACGAGTTCCTCGCCATCGCGAGCCACGAGCTGAACACGCCGCTCACCGCGCTCAAGCTGCACCTGGCCCGGCTGCAGCGCGTGTCCAAGGACGCGGACGTGCAGGAGCGCACCGCCGCCGCCACGCAGCAGGCGGATCGCCTGGGCAAGCTGGTGCGCGAGCTGCTGGACGTCTCGCGCCTGTCCGCCGGTCGTCTGCAGCTGCATCCCGAGACGCTGGACCTGGTGGAGCTGTGTCGCGAGACGCTCAGCCGTTTTGGCGACGACCTGGCGCGCATGGGCTCCGAGGTGAACCTGAGCGCGCCCGGCCCGCTGGTGGGGCGCTGGGACCGGGACCGGCTGCATCAAGTGGTGGCGCACCTGCTCGCCAACGCCCTCAAGTACGGACAGGGTCAGCCGGTGGACCTGGAGCTGTCCACGGACGTGGATGACTCGGTGAAGCTGGTGGTGCGCGACCGGGGCATGGGCATCCCGCCCGAGCAGCAGGCCCGCCTCTTCCGTCGCTTCGAGCGCGCCGTGCCGCTGCGCAACTACGGCGGCTTCGGGCTGGGCCTGTGGATGGTGAAGCAGGTCGTGGAGGCGCACGGCGGCCTCATCCGCCTGGACAGCGCGCCGGGCGTGGGCACCACGCTCACCCTGGAGCTGCCCCGCGTCTGCCCCGAGACCTGA
- a CDS encoding YceI family protein, whose translation MNARRFALLALLCVALPCVAAAQAKSYSVNKEGSTLSYKLKHKLHEVVGTAHPSEGKARLLPDGTLQVAVRANVKDFDSGNSNRDAHMQEVTEAAKFPLVDFKGVATGVKVPTTFPSTQQVTLKGQLFFHNVKQNVEYPLTVVFTSAKEVHTEGSFDISLEGYQVERPSLLMVKVDDKVVVEPKLTFVLEGA comes from the coding sequence GTGAACGCTCGACGATTCGCCCTGCTCGCCCTGCTGTGCGTGGCCCTGCCCTGCGTGGCGGCGGCCCAGGCCAAGTCCTATTCGGTGAACAAGGAGGGCAGCACGCTCTCCTACAAGCTGAAGCACAAGCTCCACGAGGTGGTGGGCACCGCGCATCCCAGCGAGGGCAAGGCCCGGCTGCTGCCGGACGGCACGCTCCAGGTGGCGGTGCGCGCCAACGTGAAGGACTTCGACTCGGGCAACTCCAACCGTGACGCGCACATGCAGGAAGTGACGGAGGCGGCCAAGTTCCCGCTGGTGGACTTCAAGGGCGTGGCCACGGGCGTGAAGGTGCCCACCACGTTCCCCTCCACGCAGCAGGTGACGCTCAAGGGCCAGCTCTTCTTCCACAACGTGAAGCAGAACGTGGAGTATCCGCTGACCGTCGTCTTCACGTCCGCGAAGGAGGTCCACACCGAGGGCTCCTTCGACATCAGCCTGGAGGGCTATCAGGTGGAGCGTCCCTCGCTGCTGATGGTGAAGGTGGACGACAAGGTCGTGGTGGAGCCGAAGCTGACCTTCGTGTTGGAGGGGGCGTGA
- a CDS encoding Rieske (2Fe-2S) protein codes for MSTSRRGFLKGVLGTGAVAGAAAAALPGCAPDIDPAPVLDVPAPGDDGKVSLVVPRYPDLSRDGGAVTLRIPGMENLLLVHPGGETFAVMSATCTHVGCPLGFNGQEAVCPCHLSRFGTDGQVTHPPAKVGLKTFPAQYNAATQVVTIDLKAGDVGFPSVVNGKVALTFAQFPQLQNSGGVAQGKPRGYGNTLFVFRLDDGSFSAVDGMCTHQGCTVQFDSGANDLLCPCHSSTFTKEGAVTQGPATVPLKKFTVTSDASGVTVTVA; via the coding sequence GTGAGCACCTCGCGTCGTGGCTTTCTGAAGGGCGTGTTGGGCACGGGCGCGGTGGCGGGCGCGGCGGCTGCCGCGTTGCCTGGCTGCGCGCCGGACATCGACCCCGCGCCGGTGCTGGACGTGCCCGCGCCGGGGGACGACGGCAAGGTGTCCCTGGTGGTGCCGCGCTACCCGGACCTGTCGCGCGATGGTGGCGCGGTCACCCTGCGCATCCCGGGCATGGAGAACCTGCTGCTGGTGCACCCGGGCGGCGAGACGTTCGCGGTGATGTCCGCCACGTGCACGCACGTGGGCTGCCCGCTGGGCTTCAACGGACAGGAAGCCGTGTGCCCGTGCCACCTGTCGCGCTTCGGCACGGACGGGCAGGTGACGCATCCGCCCGCCAAGGTGGGGCTGAAGACGTTCCCCGCGCAGTACAACGCCGCCACGCAGGTGGTGACCATCGACCTGAAGGCCGGCGATGTCGGCTTCCCCTCGGTGGTGAACGGCAAGGTGGCGCTGACGTTCGCCCAGTTCCCCCAGCTCCAGAACTCGGGGGGCGTGGCGCAGGGCAAGCCGCGGGGCTACGGGAACACGCTGTTTGTCTTCCGCTTGGATGACGGCTCGTTCTCGGCGGTGGACGGGATGTGCACGCACCAGGGCTGCACGGTGCAGTTCGACAGCGGGGCCAATGACCTGCTGTGCCCGTGCCATAGCTCCACCTTCACGAAGGAAGGCGCTGTCACTCAGGGCCCGGCCACGGTGCCGCTCAAGAAGTTCACGGTCACCTCGGATGCCAGCGGCGTCACGGTGACCGTGGCCTGA
- a CDS encoding CBS domain-containing protein — translation MAQRTLDNGREPHSSPSTNGTGESPPARRADVAPPGSRERSESDISGWNPARDEEPSAREGRFHRAALLRMAQPRTNVDDPGSPESRIRAPGPYGADDRDDAYATGRGPHPHQGDDIRELHRQPADYRPWDRYGYGGAPEPTHHLEPQHPAHSESSGWSDAQEPAAWEPRDSPHSEPAPATHRHSGRGGEPRGRPHAWGGIAGLLATRGHAPRRRWRKEPLTARDLMTRSVRTARRDSSLRDVAQLMKDEDCGVIPIVDAQRRLLGLVTDRDLALRAFAGGGRPDQLRAQDVMTEDVEAVTPEEPLPAVIDLMGRRQIRRVPVVDRDDTLVGILALSDIAHRADYDEELQDALERISARRSFWSRLR, via the coding sequence ATGGCCCAACGCACGCTCGACAATGGCCGGGAACCTCATTCGTCGCCCTCGACGAATGGCACGGGTGAGTCGCCTCCCGCGCGGCGCGCGGACGTGGCGCCCCCTGGCTCGCGTGAACGCTCCGAGTCCGACATCAGCGGCTGGAACCCCGCGCGCGATGAGGAGCCCTCCGCGCGCGAGGGTCGCTTCCACCGCGCCGCGCTGCTGCGCATGGCCCAGCCTCGCACCAACGTGGACGACCCCGGCTCACCCGAGTCGCGGATCCGCGCACCGGGGCCCTACGGCGCGGACGACCGTGACGACGCCTACGCGACCGGACGCGGGCCGCACCCTCACCAGGGTGACGACATCCGAGAGCTGCATCGCCAGCCCGCGGACTATCGGCCGTGGGACCGGTACGGCTACGGCGGAGCACCCGAGCCGACCCATCACCTCGAGCCTCAACACCCCGCGCACAGTGAGTCCTCCGGGTGGAGTGATGCCCAGGAGCCCGCCGCGTGGGAGCCGCGAGACTCGCCCCACTCGGAGCCCGCTCCGGCGACGCACCGCCACTCGGGACGTGGGGGTGAGCCTCGCGGCCGCCCCCACGCCTGGGGCGGCATCGCGGGCCTCCTGGCCACTCGGGGCCATGCGCCTCGACGTCGGTGGCGCAAGGAGCCTCTCACCGCTCGCGACCTGATGACCCGCAGCGTGCGCACCGCGCGCCGGGACAGCTCGCTGCGCGACGTGGCGCAGCTCATGAAGGACGAGGACTGCGGCGTCATCCCCATCGTGGATGCGCAGCGGCGCCTGCTCGGGTTGGTGACGGACCGGGACCTCGCCCTGCGCGCGTTCGCGGGCGGCGGCCGGCCGGATCAACTCCGCGCGCAGGACGTGATGACCGAGGACGTGGAGGCCGTCACTCCCGAGGAGCCACTCCCCGCAGTCATCGACCTCATGGGACGCCGCCAGATTCGCCGCGTCCCCGTGGTGGATCGAGACGACACCCTCGTCGGAATCCTCGCGCTGAGCGACATCGCGCACCGCGCGGACTACGACGAGGAACTCCAGGACGCGCTGGAGCGCATCTCCGCGAGGCGCTCCTTCTGGAGTCGCCTGCGGTAG
- a CDS encoding ArsA family ATPase, with the protein MSLGPLVRNKRVLVLCGAGGVGKTTTAAALGVAAARAGRQVLVLTIDPARRLAEAMGMKDHGPEPTAVPPELLGARGAGRLDVWMLEPGIVFERMVRRLAPSEKAARAILEHRLYRFLSELITGMQEYAAAEALDGFLASERYELIVLDTPPSRHALDFLEAPGRLSRFLDDRIVSLFGPVEGTRGGRLWQGAQALVARVLGPVFGEGFTRELRDFVGAFGSLFAGIRLHTERLRARLSSPDTAFLLVTSPEAAALREAVFFREALAARELPFAGYILNRSWARDEPLPGPEALRSYAHDSASVHAVEALTRLAADEHARATAHRALLARLAEQSPKGALAVAAPDADAGLEDFQGLVRLGDALVPP; encoded by the coding sequence ATGAGCCTGGGCCCGCTGGTGCGGAACAAGCGCGTCCTCGTGCTGTGCGGCGCGGGGGGCGTGGGCAAGACGACGACGGCCGCCGCGTTGGGCGTGGCCGCGGCGCGCGCGGGGCGCCAGGTGCTGGTGCTCACCATCGACCCGGCCCGCCGGCTCGCGGAGGCCATGGGGATGAAGGACCACGGCCCCGAGCCCACCGCCGTTCCGCCCGAGCTGTTGGGCGCGCGGGGAGCGGGGCGGCTCGACGTGTGGATGCTGGAGCCGGGCATCGTCTTCGAGCGCATGGTGCGGCGGCTGGCGCCCTCGGAGAAGGCCGCGCGCGCCATCCTGGAGCACCGCCTGTACCGCTTCCTGTCCGAGCTCATCACCGGCATGCAGGAGTACGCGGCCGCCGAGGCGCTCGACGGGTTCCTCGCGTCCGAGCGCTACGAGCTCATCGTCCTGGACACGCCACCGAGCCGACACGCGCTGGACTTCCTGGAGGCGCCTGGCCGGCTGTCGCGCTTCTTGGATGACCGCATCGTCTCGCTGTTCGGGCCGGTGGAGGGCACGCGCGGCGGGAGGCTGTGGCAGGGCGCGCAGGCCCTGGTCGCGCGCGTGCTGGGGCCCGTCTTCGGCGAGGGCTTCACCCGAGAGCTGCGCGACTTCGTGGGCGCCTTCGGGAGCCTGTTCGCGGGCATCCGCCTGCACACGGAGCGGCTGCGCGCTCGACTGTCCTCGCCGGACACGGCCTTCTTGCTGGTCACCTCGCCCGAGGCCGCGGCGCTGCGCGAGGCGGTCTTCTTCCGCGAGGCGCTCGCCGCGCGCGAGCTGCCCTTCGCGGGCTACATCCTCAACCGGAGCTGGGCCCGCGACGAGCCGCTGCCCGGGCCCGAGGCCCTGCGTTCCTACGCGCACGACTCGGCCTCGGTGCACGCGGTGGAGGCGCTCACGCGGCTCGCGGCGGACGAGCATGCACGTGCGACTGCGCATCGCGCCTTGCTCGCACGGCTGGCCGAGCAGTCCCCCAAGGGTGCGTTGGCCGTGGCGGCGCCAGACGCGGACGCGGGCCTGGAGGACTTCCAGGGACTGGTGCGGCTGGGCGATGCGCTTGTTCCGCCGTGA